One Glycine max cultivar Williams 82 chromosome 6, Glycine_max_v4.0, whole genome shotgun sequence DNA segment encodes these proteins:
- the LBD25 gene encoding LOB domain-containing protein 36: protein MSSSSNSPCAACKIQRRKCTQECVFAPYFPPDNPQRFAYVHKVFGASNVAKLLNELNAAQREDAVKSLAYEAEARLRDPVYGCVGLISILQHRLKQLQNELHHAKKELASHIGSHTMLPPAPSLLPPEQQPRTFSLFPFKPASTHQHDLFGFHDDGGASSASHAGGFNSHLAAVFSPSPAVDHAFSHAPMQSLTLPHHQHLMRSPMQPKPQTDPA, encoded by the exons ATGTCGTCGTCGTCGAATTCGCCATGTGCGGCGTGCAAGATTCAACGTCGGAAGTGCACGCAGGAGTGTGTTTTCGCGCCGTATTTTCCGCCGGACAACCCGCAGCGGTTCGCTTACGTGCATAAGGTGTTCGGGGCAAGTAACGTGGCCAAGCTTCTCAACGAGCTTAACGCGGCGCAACGCGAAGACGCGGTTAAGTCATTAGCATACGAGGCAGAAGCGCGTTTGCGGGACCCAGTGTATGGCTGCGTGGGCCTCATCTCCATACTCCAGCACAGGCTCAAACAGCTTCAGAATGAACTCCACCACGCCAAGAAAGAACTTGCTTCTCACATCGGATCCCACACCATGCTGCCTCCTGCACCTTCCCTACTACCGCCGGAGCAGCAGCCACGCACTTTTTCGCTTTTTCCTTTCAAACCCGCGTCCACTCATCAGCATGATCTTTTCGGCTTCCACGACGACGGTGGCGCATCTTCCGCTTCCCACGCCGGCGGATTCAACAGCCACCTCGCCGCCGTATTCTCGCCTTCCCCTGCCGTTGATCACGCCTTTTCTCACGCGCCGATGCAGTCTCTTACTCTTCCGCATCACCAACACCTAATGCGCTCCCCGATGCAACCCAAGCCTCAAACCGACCCAG CTTAG